A DNA window from Streptomyces sp. B21-083 contains the following coding sequences:
- a CDS encoding ferredoxin reductase family protein, with protein sequence MTTTIAGGRAARRQTMRRIRPRRSPAVPLLLVVAAGAAGVIWLWWNNTASLADTTAQVIAAGRITGLLAGYLMALVVLQMARVPALERRVGSDRVARWHSMSGRYTLSLVVAHVVLIMYGYALQAGKTFGDIVQQTVDSVNQLPDMGKAAIGTGLLVVIGLSSIGPVRRMIPYDLWYHVHLLTYAATFLTFWHQLSTGNEFVVEPAAKTAWYALYGTVTALVLWYRIVTPIRLNMRHRLRVEAVIEETPGIVSVLMSGRKLHRMGAEAGQFFRWRFLAPGMRFSSHPYSLSAAPRPNMLRITVKAIGDHSSALRELEPGTRVWAEGPYGALTASKRSQGKVLLVAGGVGITPMRALFETLPGAAGDLTLLYRANSTQDLALWDELATIANERGARLMYAVNSPDGERPDISPESLRRKLPDIDDHDVFLCGPPGFAQGVYEALRGAGVPARRIHHESFEM encoded by the coding sequence GTGACCACCACGATCGCAGGCGGACGTGCCGCGCGGCGCCAGACGATGCGCCGCATCCGACCTCGCCGCTCGCCCGCCGTCCCGCTGCTGCTCGTCGTGGCGGCGGGCGCGGCCGGAGTGATCTGGCTGTGGTGGAACAACACGGCCTCCCTGGCCGACACCACCGCCCAGGTGATCGCGGCGGGCCGGATCACCGGTCTGCTCGCCGGTTACCTGATGGCGCTGGTGGTGCTCCAGATGGCCCGGGTGCCCGCGCTGGAGCGCCGGGTCGGGTCGGACCGGGTGGCGCGCTGGCACTCGATGAGCGGCCGGTACACGCTCAGCCTGGTCGTGGCGCACGTCGTCCTCATCATGTACGGATACGCCCTCCAGGCCGGGAAGACGTTCGGCGACATCGTCCAGCAGACGGTCGACTCGGTGAACCAGCTGCCCGACATGGGCAAGGCCGCCATCGGCACGGGTCTGCTGGTGGTCATCGGGCTCAGCTCCATCGGCCCGGTCCGGCGGATGATCCCGTACGACCTCTGGTACCACGTGCACCTGCTGACCTACGCGGCCACGTTCCTGACGTTCTGGCACCAGCTCTCCACGGGCAACGAGTTCGTCGTCGAGCCAGCCGCGAAGACCGCCTGGTACGCGCTGTACGGCACGGTGACCGCGCTGGTCCTCTGGTACCGCATCGTCACGCCGATCCGGCTGAACATGCGCCACCGGCTGCGGGTCGAGGCGGTCATCGAGGAGACCCCGGGCATCGTGTCCGTGCTGATGAGCGGCCGGAAGCTGCACCGGATGGGCGCGGAGGCGGGCCAGTTCTTCCGCTGGCGCTTCCTGGCCCCCGGTATGCGGTTCAGCTCGCACCCGTACTCCCTGTCGGCGGCCCCCCGGCCCAACATGCTGCGGATCACCGTGAAGGCGATCGGTGACCACAGCTCGGCCCTGCGCGAGCTGGAGCCCGGCACCCGGGTGTGGGCCGAGGGCCCGTACGGCGCCCTGACCGCCTCCAAGCGCAGCCAGGGCAAGGTGCTGCTGGTGGCCGGCGGAGTCGGCATCACCCCGATGCGCGCCCTGTTCGAGACACTGCCCGGCGCGGCGGGCGACCTGACCCTTCTCTACCGGGCCAACAGCACCCAGGACCTGGCCCTGTGGGACGAGCTGGCGACCATCGCCAACGAGCGCGGCGCCCGTCTCATGTACGCGGTGAACAGCCCCGACGGAGAGCGCCCGGACATCTCGCCGGAGTCGCTGCGCCGGAAGCTGCCGGACATCGACGACCACGACGTCTTCCTGTGCGGGCCGCCCGGCTTCGCGCAGGGTGTGTACGAGGCATTGCGCGGCGCGGGTGTTCCGGCGCGCCGTATCCACCACGAGTCGTTCGAGATGTGA
- a CDS encoding FMN-binding protein — MKKSHPFRRVMLASAATVSGIVLLLTLKPSSDPGSAQAAGALPQQTSAAQESAQGGAAVKDGAFTGDTIQTQYGPVQVRVTVSGGKIIKAEALQQPRGGQSDQITGNAIPKLNKEAVAAGTAGSVDAVSGASYTSAGYGKSLQSALDKASAGASTGATGGGGAAEAATVTGDAVDTQYGPVQVRVTVSGGKITKAEALQQPRGGQSDQITGNAIPELNKEAVAAGTADIDAISGASYTSAGYKKSLQSALDKVPAAESDKGTATGASSPAPAASSPAGSGAKGTGVAKGGATSDGGGTYTGGVVQTEYGPVQVRVTLTNGRITSASAVQAPKGGRSDQVSGDAIPKLNQEAVTAGDGDIDAVSGASYTSAGYKQSLQSALDQAGG; from the coding sequence ATGAAGAAGAGTCACCCCTTTCGGCGCGTCATGCTGGCGAGCGCCGCCACAGTCTCCGGAATCGTGCTGCTGCTGACGCTGAAGCCGTCGTCGGACCCCGGGTCCGCGCAGGCGGCCGGCGCGCTGCCGCAGCAGACGTCGGCGGCGCAGGAGTCGGCCCAGGGCGGCGCTGCCGTCAAGGACGGCGCCTTCACCGGCGACACGATCCAGACCCAGTACGGCCCGGTCCAGGTCCGCGTCACGGTGAGCGGCGGCAAGATCATCAAGGCGGAGGCGCTCCAGCAGCCCAGGGGCGGCCAGAGCGACCAGATCACCGGCAACGCGATCCCCAAACTCAACAAGGAAGCCGTCGCCGCCGGTACCGCCGGCAGTGTCGACGCGGTCTCCGGCGCCAGCTACACCAGCGCGGGCTACGGGAAGTCGCTCCAGTCGGCCCTGGACAAGGCCAGTGCGGGTGCGAGTACCGGTGCCACCGGGGGCGGCGGTGCGGCCGAGGCCGCCACGGTCACCGGTGACGCGGTCGACACGCAGTACGGCCCGGTCCAGGTCCGCGTCACGGTGAGCGGCGGCAAGATCACCAAGGCGGAGGCGCTCCAGCAGCCCAGGGGCGGCCAGAGCGACCAGATCACCGGCAACGCGATCCCCGAACTCAACAAGGAAGCCGTCGCCGCCGGCACCGCGGACATCGACGCGATCTCGGGCGCCAGTTACACGAGCGCGGGCTACAAGAAGTCGCTCCAGTCGGCCCTGGACAAGGTTCCGGCCGCGGAGTCGGACAAGGGAACGGCCACCGGCGCGAGTTCACCCGCCCCGGCCGCGAGCTCGCCCGCGGGCTCGGGTGCCAAGGGAACCGGTGTGGCGAAAGGCGGGGCGACCTCCGACGGGGGCGGCACGTACACCGGAGGCGTGGTCCAGACGGAGTACGGCCCGGTGCAGGTCCGGGTGACCCTGACCAACGGCCGGATCACCTCGGCGTCGGCGGTGCAGGCGCCCAAGGGCGGCCGGAGCGACCAGGTCTCCGGCGACGCGATTCCCAAGCTCAACCAGGAGGCGGTGACGGCGGGCGATGGAGACATCGACGCGGTTTCCGGCGCCAGTTACACCAGCGCCGGCTACAAGCAGTCCCTCCAGTCGGCCCTGGACCAGGCCGGTGGTTGA
- a CDS encoding FAD:protein FMN transferase, giving the protein MGTVFSFDVRGGDPRAVGSALAAAIAGLHKVNEVFSTYRENSQISRLARGEISVADCDPEVAEVLDLCAEAERVSEGWFSHTYQGQIDPTGLVKGWAAERAARTLTAAGVSGVSVNGGGDVQLCGAPAPGRPWRVGVSDPLRPGGLAAVVSAAGTDELAVATSGTAERGTHIVDPRTGRSAVTDLVAVTVVAPKLTWADAWATAAFAMGSRQALRWLESLPDVEALLITAGDEVRCTGGLARRLG; this is encoded by the coding sequence ATGGGGACCGTCTTTTCCTTTGACGTCCGCGGCGGGGACCCCCGTGCGGTCGGATCGGCGCTGGCAGCGGCGATCGCCGGACTGCACAAGGTCAACGAGGTGTTCAGCACCTACCGCGAGAACAGCCAGATCTCCCGGCTGGCCCGCGGTGAGATCTCCGTCGCCGACTGCGACCCGGAGGTCGCCGAGGTGCTCGACCTGTGCGCCGAGGCGGAGCGGGTCAGCGAGGGGTGGTTCAGCCACACCTACCAGGGGCAGATCGACCCGACCGGCCTGGTCAAGGGCTGGGCGGCGGAGCGCGCTGCCAGAACGCTGACCGCGGCGGGCGTGAGCGGGGTCAGCGTCAACGGCGGTGGAGACGTCCAGCTGTGCGGCGCGCCGGCCCCTGGGCGCCCTTGGCGGGTAGGCGTGTCCGACCCGCTCCGCCCCGGCGGCCTGGCGGCGGTGGTCTCGGCGGCCGGCACCGACGAACTGGCGGTGGCCACCTCCGGGACAGCGGAACGTGGCACCCACATCGTCGACCCCCGCACCGGCAGGTCCGCGGTGACGGATTTGGTCGCGGTGACGGTCGTAGCCCCCAAACTGACCTGGGCGGACGCCTGGGCGACAGCGGCCTTCGCGATGGGGTCGAGGCAGGCGTTGCGCTGGCTGGAGTCCCTGCCGGACGTGGAGGCGCTACTGATCACGGCGGGCGACGAGGTCAGGTGCACAGGGGGCCTGGCGAGAAGGCTGGGCTGA
- a CDS encoding arginine repressor, translating to MTQAQDHEHAGPAVPQTRTARHRRIVDILNRQPVRSQSQLAKLLADDGLTVTQATLSRDLDELNAVKIRNNDGDLIYAVPSEGGFRTPRAPLGESAKEERMRRLSAELLISAEASANLVVLRTPPGAAQFLASAIDQAELHDILGTIAGDDTLMLISRDPVGGQALADHLLGLAQKNH from the coding sequence ATGACGCAGGCGCAGGATCACGAGCACGCGGGGCCTGCCGTACCGCAGACCCGCACCGCACGCCACCGCCGGATCGTGGACATCCTCAACCGGCAACCGGTGCGGTCGCAGAGTCAGTTGGCGAAACTGCTGGCCGATGACGGGCTGACCGTCACGCAGGCGACGCTGTCCAGGGACCTGGACGAACTGAACGCGGTGAAGATCCGCAACAACGACGGCGATCTCATCTACGCGGTGCCGAGCGAGGGCGGTTTCCGTACGCCGCGCGCTCCGCTGGGGGAGTCGGCGAAGGAGGAGCGGATGCGGCGGCTGTCCGCGGAGTTGCTGATCTCCGCGGAGGCTTCGGCGAATCTCGTGGTCCTGCGGACCCCTCCGGGGGCCGCGCAGTTCTTGGCGTCGGCGATCGATCAGGCCGAGCTGCACGACATCTTGGGGACGATCGCGGGGGATGACACGTTGATGCTGATCAGTCGGGATCCTGTGGGGGGACAGGCGTTGGCTGATCATCTGTTGGGGTTGGCTCAGAAGAACCACTGA
- a CDS encoding acetylornithine transaminase, translating to MNAGHELDASQELSANQELTTRWQGALMNNYGTPRLPLVRGAGSTVWDADGKAYVDFVGGIAVNALGHAHPAIVEAVSTQIASLGHVSNLFVAEPPVALAEQLLQRFGRDGKVFFCNSGAEANEGAFKIGRLTGRTHMVSTEGGFHGRTMGALALTGQPAKREPFVPLPGDVTYVPYGDAQALAAAVTDETALVIIEPVQGENGVVVPPVGYLKAARAITAATGALLVLDEVQTGVGRTGHWFEYQAHDGVLPDVVTLAKGLGGGLPLGATVAFGRAADLLQPGQHGTTFGGNPIACAAGLAVLGTIENEGLLENVKRQSEKLRDGIEGAGHPLIDYVRGAGLLLGIVLNEPLAPQVQQAAQDAGFLVNAPAPDVVRLMPPLNIGDAEVDAFLQALPGVLDAVDGKD from the coding sequence ATGAACGCCGGCCATGAGCTGGACGCCAGTCAGGAACTGAGCGCCAATCAGGAACTGACCACGCGCTGGCAGGGCGCGCTCATGAACAACTACGGCACCCCCCGGCTGCCCCTCGTCCGCGGCGCCGGCAGCACGGTGTGGGACGCCGACGGCAAGGCGTACGTCGACTTCGTGGGCGGCATCGCCGTGAACGCGCTCGGCCACGCCCACCCGGCGATCGTCGAGGCGGTCTCCACCCAGATCGCCTCCCTCGGCCATGTCTCCAACCTCTTCGTCGCGGAACCGCCCGTCGCGCTCGCCGAACAGCTGCTCCAGCGCTTCGGCCGGGACGGCAAGGTGTTCTTCTGCAACTCGGGCGCCGAGGCGAACGAGGGCGCCTTCAAGATCGGCCGGCTGACCGGACGCACCCACATGGTGTCCACGGAGGGCGGCTTCCACGGGCGGACCATGGGCGCCCTCGCGCTCACCGGCCAGCCCGCAAAGCGCGAGCCCTTCGTGCCGCTGCCCGGCGACGTCACATACGTCCCGTACGGCGACGCGCAGGCCCTGGCCGCCGCCGTCACCGACGAGACCGCCCTCGTCATCATCGAGCCGGTCCAGGGCGAGAACGGCGTCGTGGTCCCGCCCGTCGGCTACCTGAAGGCCGCGCGCGCCATCACCGCCGCCACCGGTGCCCTGCTCGTCCTCGACGAGGTGCAGACCGGCGTCGGCCGTACCGGGCACTGGTTCGAGTACCAGGCCCACGACGGTGTCCTGCCCGACGTCGTCACCCTCGCGAAGGGCCTCGGCGGCGGACTGCCCCTCGGCGCGACCGTCGCCTTCGGCCGCGCCGCCGATCTGCTCCAGCCCGGCCAGCACGGTACGACGTTCGGCGGCAACCCGATCGCCTGCGCCGCCGGACTCGCCGTACTCGGCACCATCGAGAACGAGGGGTTGCTGGAGAACGTCAAGCGGCAGAGCGAGAAGCTGCGGGACGGAATCGAGGGTGCGGGCCACCCGTTGATCGATTATGTCCGGGGCGCGGGACTTCTCCTGGGTATCGTGCTCAACGAGCCCCTCGCGCCCCAGGTGCAGCAGGCGGCTCAGGACGCCGGGTTCCTGGTGAACGCGCCCGCTCCCGATGTCGTACGGCTGATGCCGCCGCTGAACATCGGTGACGCCGAGGTGGACGCGTTCCTCCAGGCACTTCCCGGAGTTCTCGACGCGGTTGACGGGAAGGACTAG
- the argB gene encoding acetylglutamate kinase produces MSTTRKHTALPKARILIEALPWLTRHNGKVVVIKFGGNAMVNEELKNAFAQDVVFLRQAGLKPVVVHGGGPQISAALDKHGIVSEFKAGLRVTTEDAMDVVRMVLAGQVQRELVGLLNQHGPLAVGLTGEDAHTITATKHQPEIDGELVDIGRVGEITAIDTGAIEALLADGRIPVVSSIARSQDDGHVYNVNADTAAAALAAALGAETLMVLTDVEGLYEDWPDSDEVISRLTASQLEKLLPELSSGMVPKMEGCLHAVRNGVQTARVIDGRVQHSILLEIFTDEGIGTMVVPDAEEEGDDA; encoded by the coding sequence ATGAGTACTACCCGTAAGCACACCGCGCTGCCCAAGGCCCGGATCCTCATCGAAGCGCTCCCCTGGCTCACCCGCCACAACGGCAAGGTCGTCGTCATCAAGTTCGGCGGAAACGCCATGGTGAACGAGGAGTTGAAGAACGCCTTCGCCCAGGACGTCGTCTTCCTGCGCCAGGCCGGCCTCAAGCCCGTCGTCGTGCACGGCGGTGGCCCGCAGATCAGCGCCGCCCTCGACAAACACGGCATCGTCAGCGAGTTCAAGGCGGGCCTCAGGGTCACCACCGAGGACGCCATGGACGTCGTACGCATGGTGCTGGCCGGCCAGGTCCAGCGGGAGCTGGTCGGGCTGCTCAACCAACACGGGCCGCTCGCCGTCGGGTTGACCGGCGAGGACGCGCACACCATCACCGCCACCAAGCACCAGCCCGAGATCGACGGGGAGTTGGTCGACATCGGGCGGGTGGGCGAGATCACCGCGATCGACACGGGTGCGATCGAGGCTCTGCTCGCCGACGGCCGTATCCCGGTCGTCTCGTCGATCGCCCGTAGCCAGGACGACGGACATGTCTACAACGTCAATGCTGATACGGCGGCTGCGGCACTCGCTGCTGCTCTTGGCGCCGAAACCCTCATGGTCCTCACGGACGTCGAGGGCCTCTACGAGGACTGGCCCGACTCCGACGAGGTGATCAGCCGCCTCACCGCTTCCCAACTGGAGAAGCTGCTCCCGGAGTTGAGCTCCGGCATGGTGCCGAAGATGGAGGGCTGCCTGCACGCCGTACGCAACGGCGTCCAGACCGCCCGCGTCATCGACGGCCGGGTCCAGCACTCGATCCTGCTGGAGATCTTCACGGACGAGGGCATCGGCACGATGGTCGTGCCCGATGCGGAGGAAGAGGGGGACGACGCATGA
- the argJ gene encoding bifunctional glutamate N-acetyltransferase/amino-acid acetyltransferase ArgJ — MSVTAAQGFTAAGIAAGIKENGNPDLALVVNNGPRLAAAGVFTSNRVKAAPVLWSEQVLKGGIVSAVVLNSGGANACTGPKGFQDTHATAEKVADTLGLNAGEVAVASTGLIGLLLPMDKLLTGVETVSGQLSEHGGEKAAIAIKTTDSVHKTAVVSKGGWTVGGMAKGAGMLAPGLATMLVVLTTDADVDSEHLDQALRAATRTTFDRVDSDGCMSTNDTVLLLASGASEVAPEQAEFAEAVRAVCDDLGQQLIRDAEGASKDIKVEVVNAASEDDAVEVGRSIARNNLLKCAIHGEDPNWGRVLSAIGTTRAAFEPDRLNVAINGVWVCKNGGVGEDRDKVDMRYREVHIVADLAAGTETATIWTNDLTADYVHENSAYSS, encoded by the coding sequence GTGAGTGTCACGGCAGCACAGGGGTTCACGGCGGCGGGCATCGCCGCCGGGATCAAGGAGAACGGCAACCCGGACCTGGCCCTGGTGGTCAACAACGGGCCCCGCCTCGCCGCCGCCGGCGTCTTCACCTCCAACCGCGTCAAGGCCGCACCGGTGCTGTGGTCCGAGCAGGTGCTGAAGGGCGGGATCGTCTCCGCCGTCGTCCTCAACTCCGGTGGCGCCAACGCCTGTACGGGCCCCAAGGGCTTCCAGGACACCCACGCCACCGCCGAGAAGGTCGCGGACACCCTCGGTCTGAACGCCGGAGAGGTCGCGGTCGCCTCCACCGGACTCATCGGGCTGCTCCTGCCGATGGACAAGCTGCTCACGGGAGTTGAGACCGTCTCCGGTCAACTCTCCGAGCACGGCGGTGAGAAGGCCGCCATCGCCATCAAGACCACCGACTCCGTCCACAAGACGGCCGTCGTCAGCAAGGGCGGCTGGACCGTGGGCGGTATGGCCAAGGGCGCGGGCATGCTCGCCCCCGGCCTCGCCACCATGCTGGTCGTCCTCACGACGGACGCCGACGTGGACAGCGAGCACCTGGACCAGGCACTCCGCGCCGCCACCCGCACCACCTTCGACCGCGTCGACTCCGACGGCTGCATGTCCACCAACGACACCGTGCTGCTGCTCGCCTCCGGCGCCTCCGAAGTCGCCCCGGAACAGGCCGAGTTCGCCGAGGCCGTGCGGGCCGTCTGTGACGATCTCGGGCAGCAGCTCATCCGGGACGCCGAGGGCGCCAGCAAGGACATCAAGGTCGAGGTCGTGAACGCGGCCAGCGAGGACGACGCCGTCGAGGTGGGCCGCTCCATCGCCCGCAACAACCTCCTCAAGTGCGCCATCCACGGCGAGGACCCCAACTGGGGCCGCGTCCTGTCCGCCATCGGCACGACGCGGGCCGCCTTCGAGCCGGACCGGCTGAACGTCGCCATCAACGGCGTCTGGGTCTGCAAGAACGGCGGCGTCGGCGAGGACCGCGACAAGGTCGACATGCGCTACCGGGAGGTCCACATCGTCGCCGACCTCGCCGCAGGCACCGAGACCGCGACCATCTGGACCAACGACCTCACCGCGGACTACGTCCACGAGAACAGCGCGTACTCGTCATGA
- the argC gene encoding N-acetyl-gamma-glutamyl-phosphate reductase: MAVRVAVAGASGYAGGELLRLLLVHPEVEIGALTGNSNAGQRLGALQPHLLPLADRVLQETTPDVLAGHDVVFLALPHGQSAAVAEQLGPDVLVVDMGADFRLQDAADWEKFYGSAHAGTWPYGLPELPGARARLTGSKRVAVPGCYPTAVSLALFPAYAAGLAEAEAVIVAASGTSGAGKAARTNLLGSEVMGSMSPYGVGGGHRHTPEIVQNLSGAAGEPVAVSFTPTLAPMSRGILATCTAAARPGVTAESVRAAYQKAFADEPFVHLLPEGQWPATASVYGSNAVQVQVAYDESVRRIIAISAIDNLTKGTAGGAVQSMNLALGLDETTGLSTIGVAP, translated from the coding sequence ATGGCGGTACGTGTGGCGGTGGCCGGAGCGAGTGGGTACGCGGGCGGGGAACTGCTGCGTCTGCTCCTCGTCCACCCCGAGGTCGAGATCGGCGCCCTGACCGGCAACTCCAACGCCGGGCAGCGGCTCGGCGCGCTGCAGCCGCATCTGCTGCCGCTGGCCGACCGTGTGCTGCAGGAGACCACCCCCGACGTGCTCGCCGGGCACGATGTCGTGTTCCTCGCGCTGCCGCACGGGCAGTCCGCCGCCGTCGCCGAGCAGCTCGGCCCTGACGTTCTCGTCGTCGACATGGGCGCCGACTTCCGGCTCCAGGACGCGGCCGACTGGGAGAAGTTCTACGGCTCGGCGCACGCCGGGACCTGGCCGTACGGCCTCCCCGAACTGCCGGGTGCCCGCGCCCGGCTTACGGGGTCCAAGCGCGTCGCGGTGCCCGGTTGCTATCCGACCGCCGTGTCCCTCGCCCTCTTCCCGGCGTACGCCGCCGGGCTCGCCGAGGCGGAAGCGGTGATCGTCGCGGCCTCCGGTACCTCCGGCGCCGGCAAGGCGGCCAGGACGAACCTGCTGGGCAGTGAGGTCATGGGGTCCATGTCTCCGTACGGGGTCGGCGGCGGACACCGGCACACGCCCGAGATCGTCCAGAACCTCAGCGGCGCGGCCGGTGAGCCCGTCGCCGTCTCGTTCACGCCCACCCTCGCCCCCATGTCCCGCGGCATCCTCGCCACCTGCACCGCCGCCGCCCGGCCCGGCGTCACCGCCGAGTCCGTGCGCGCCGCCTACCAGAAGGCGTTCGCCGACGAACCGTTCGTGCACCTCCTCCCCGAGGGGCAGTGGCCCGCCACGGCGTCCGTCTACGGTTCCAACGCCGTTCAGGTACAGGTCGCGTACGACGAGTCCGTACGCCGCATCATCGCGATCAGCGCCATCGACAACCTGACCAAGGGCACCGCGGGCGGTGCCGTCCAGAGCATGAACCTCGCCCTCGGACTCGACGAGACCACCGGGCTTTCCACGATCGGAGTCGCACCGTGA
- a CDS encoding VOC family protein: MTLRPVLVNMKALDDSAIGRFWADALGWGVSSSEPGATAVKPADFDWRDPVGVCVDVIAVPEPKTATKNRVHIDLATTSAAHQAELVARLKALGATPADVGQGDVPWTVLADPDGNEFCVLEPRDVYRDTGPIAAVVVDCVDPRAMARFWDEAIDWTLHEVSDDHAVLRDARGVGPYLEFLRKPGMKTVRDRVHIDLVPDPGDDKAAEVARLRSLGATDLDVGQGDVPWTCLTDPEGHEFCVLARS; the protein is encoded by the coding sequence ATGACACTGCGACCCGTCCTGGTGAACATGAAGGCCCTCGACGACTCCGCCATCGGCCGGTTCTGGGCGGATGCGCTCGGCTGGGGTGTCTCCAGCTCGGAACCCGGCGCGACCGCCGTCAAACCCGCCGACTTCGACTGGCGGGACCCGGTCGGCGTATGCGTGGACGTCATCGCCGTCCCGGAGCCGAAGACGGCTACGAAGAACCGGGTGCACATCGATCTCGCGACCACCTCCGCGGCGCATCAGGCGGAGCTGGTCGCGCGTCTGAAGGCTCTTGGCGCGACGCCCGCCGACGTGGGTCAGGGCGATGTGCCGTGGACGGTCCTCGCCGACCCGGACGGCAACGAGTTCTGTGTGCTGGAGCCCCGGGACGTCTACCGGGACACCGGGCCGATCGCCGCGGTCGTGGTCGACTGCGTGGATCCTCGGGCCATGGCCCGGTTCTGGGACGAGGCGATCGACTGGACCCTGCACGAGGTGAGCGACGATCATGCGGTGCTGCGTGACGCCAGGGGGGTCGGCCCGTATCTCGAGTTCCTCCGCAAGCCCGGCATGAAGACCGTGCGGGACCGCGTCCACATCGACCTGGTGCCGGACCCCGGTGACGACAAGGCGGCTGAGGTGGCCCGGCTGCGGTCCCTCGGCGCCACCGACCTCGACGTGGGTCAGGGCGACGTCCCGTGGACATGCCTGACCGACCCGGAGGGCCACGAGTTCTGCGTCCTCGCCCGGTCCTGA